Proteins encoded in a region of the Pocillopora verrucosa isolate sample1 chromosome 11, ASM3666991v2, whole genome shotgun sequence genome:
- the LOC136284113 gene encoding uncharacterized protein, whose protein sequence is MMATVLKYTTEQLNYYRICYVVTDILTEGLRTIFKQEWDNRYKTTLGEWKDQPKNGMDFWNGESTRNRKRNAVLLTTMKNGDRAEWDCTMLFYAILYSDCIYSLNPSIRSNADDLRKFRNEEFAHMPRGHLSNGDFQTVITKVKTAFHALGLPSLEINEVQNQTNFLTEELNEVLRKVDDLKQEVKDKEEELQVKEEQRLALEEQLNFDVSPFCILPPKPSHDIASRESEVGEVLQNLQTLKDANDGLSILYLSGNPGSGKSQLARLAARRFYDEVEQIPSAASFVMTLNAENSEALLKSYVLFAQHCNCPGYEITNTYRSKDLNTDEKISYFKTLISTKIEHYAPWLLVVDNVSSESRTSDYLPDADSELWARGQMLITTQDTASIPLSSSSIQNISISAGMQPDDACFLLNLLSGISDAKMEKEIAKELDYQPLSLAAAATYVRQVRQNKGTSKFGWTDYLKKLEEGKRSNTESILAATNPAYPQTMTKAITLAVEMVMENDIILHHMFLFLSMCASQPILQDIIIEYVKTTDDEFEDEDMIRTRMSRCSLLLIEEESTGVYIRVHGVVLDVIKSATKGFAKDQSHKVVYGAVMSFSKFEELESIVVGTRIVPHLTTLSLKIEDMSLGKGIPEASNRALCNFPDGLWSLTNMCLNHSRFRAALVYGKWLLKIQMKKLGPEHVDVASSYNILGTLHKALGDTDEAKDCYKRALEIQMKQLGPEHVHVATSYTNLGNLHSHLGDTDEAKDCYKCALEIQMKQLGPEHVHVASSYNNLGNLHSHLGDTDEAKDCYKRALEIKMKQLGPEHVHVANSYNNLGNLHSDLGDTDEAKDCYKRALEIQMKQLGPEHVDVATSYNNLGNLHSDLGDTDEAKDCYKRALEIKMKQLGPEHVHVANSYNNLGNLHSDLGDTDEAKDCYKRALEIQMKQLGPEHFHVATSYNNLGTLHKALGDTNEAKDCYKRALEIQMKQLGPEHVHVASSYNNLGTLHKALGDTDEAKDCYKRALEIQMKQLGPEHVDVATSYNNLGSLHSDLGDTDEAKDCYKRALEIRLKKLGPEHVHVASSYNNLGNLHKALGNTDEAKDCYKRALEIQMKKLGPEHVHVASSYNNLGNLQRALGDTDEAKDCYKRALEIQTKQLGAEHVDVASSYNNLGNLHSDLGDKDEAKDYYKRALEIQMKQLGPEHVDVATSYNNLGTLHKALGDTDEAKDCHKRALEIRLKKLGTEHVDVASSYNNLGTLHSDLGDTDEAKDCYERALIICISKYGQEHVRTLEVRSNLYRLKQKRKRVDDPGAVLKKKKRDSC, encoded by the coding sequence ATGATGGCCACTGTGTTGAAGTACACCACAGAGCAACTGAATTACTACAGGATTTGTTACGTTGTCACTGACATACTAACTGAGGGTCTGCGAACcatcttcaaacaagaatgggaCAATCGATACAAGACAACActgggagaatggaaagatcAACCCAAAAATGGAATGGACTTCTGGAATGGCGAGTctactcgaaacagaaaaagaaacgctGTGCTGTTGACAACCATGAAGAATGGCGATAGAGCTGAGTGGGATTGTACCATGCTGTTTTACGCTATCCTGTATTCAGATTGCATATATTCTCTCAATCCATCAATTAGATCAAATGCGGACGACTTAAGGAAAtttcgaaatgaagaatttgcacATATGCCTCGGGGCCACCTCTCCAACGGAGATTTCCAAACTGTCATTACAAAGGTTAAAACTGCATTCCACGCACTCGGTCTCCCGTCATTGGAAATCAACGAAGTtcaaaatcagacaaacttCTTAACGGAGGAGTTAAACGAAGTTTTAAGGAAGGTTGACGACTTGAAACAAGAagttaaagacaaagaagagGAACTTCAAGTGAAAGAAGAACAGAGGCTTGCCCTAGAAGAGCAATTAAATTTCGATGTCTCTCCATTTTGTATTCTCCCTCCCAAACCTAGCCACGACATCGCTAGTCGGGAATCTGAAGTTGGTGAAGTTTTACAAAACCTCCAAACACTAAAAGACGCCAATGATGGGTTGAGCATACTGTATTTGTCAGGAAATCCAGGAAGTGGAAAATCTCAGCTGGCCCGTTTAGCAGCCAGGCGATTTTACGACGAGGTCGAACAAATACCTTCTGCAGCTTCATTTGTCATGACGTTGAATGCTGAAAACTCAGAAGCACTCTTGAAATCGTATGTCCTTTTCGCTCAACATTGCAATTGTCCCGggtatgaaataacaaacactTACCGCTCCAAGGATTTGAACACAGACGAGAAGATTTCATATTTCAAGACCTTAATAAGTACAAAAATTGAGCATTACGCTCCATGGCTGTTAGTAGTTGATAATGTGAGCAGCGAATCTCGTACAAGCGATTATTTGCCAGATGCAGACAGCGAGTTGTGGGCAAGGGGTCAGATGCTAATAACAACACAAGACACTGCGTCTATACCGTTGTCAAGCTCTTCCATACAAAATATCTCAATCAGCGCAGGAATGCAACCTGATGATGCGTGCTTTCTGCTTAACCTCCTTTCTGGTATCTCAGATGCcaagatggaaaaagaaattgcgaAAGAACTAGACTACCAGCCACTTTCATTGGCAGCCGCAGCCACGTATGTGAGACAAGTTCGTCAGAATAAAGGAACCTCGAAATTTGGCTGGACCgactatttgaagaaattggaagaGGGGAAACGAAGCAATACTGAAAGCATTCTTGCTGCGACAAATCCAGCCTATCCGCAGACCATGACCAAAGCAATAACACTCGCTGTCGAAATGGTGATGgaaaatgatataattttgcatcacatgttcctttttctttcaatgtgtGCATCACAGCCGATACTGCAAGACATTATTATCGAGTATGTTAAAACAACTGATGAcgaatttgaagatgaagatatGATAAGAACGAGGATGAGTCGATGTTCACTGTTGCTAATTGAAGAAGAATCAACTGGTGTTTATATTCGAGTCCATGGTGTCGTTCTTGATGTTATTAAATCTGCGACAAAAGGTTTCGCAAAGGATCAAAGCCACAAAGTGGTGTATGGCGCGGTAAtgtctttctcaaaatttgaagagctgGAATCTATTGTTGTGGGAACAAGAATAGTTCCCCATCTTACAACGTTGAgcttaaaaattgaagacatgtCACTCGGGAAAGGAATACCAGAAGCGAGCAATAGAGCCTTGTGTAATTTTCCGGATGGCCTTTGGAGCCTTACTAACATGTGCCTAAACCACAGTAGGTTTAGAGCGGCGCTAGTCTATGGTAAATggctgttaaaaattcaaatgaaaaagcttggacctgagcatgttgatgttgcaagctcttacaacattctgggtactttacacaaggctctgggcgacacagatgaagcaaaagactgctataagcgtgcactggagattcagatgaaacagctgggacctgagcatgttcatgttgcaacctcttacaccaatctgggtaatttacacagtcatctgggcgacacagatgaagcaaaagactgctataagtgtgcactggagattcagatgaaacagctgggacctgagcatgttcatgttgcaagctcttacaacaatctgggtaatttacacagtcatctgggcgacacagatgaagcaaaagactgctataagcgtgcactggagattaagatgaaacagctgggacctgagcatgttcatgttgcaaactcttacaacaatctgggtaatttacacagtgatctgggcgacacagatgaagcaaaagactgctataagcgtgcactggagattcagatgaaacagttgggacctgagcatgttgatgttgcaacctcttacaacaatctgggtaatttacacagtgatctgggcgacacagatgaagcaaaagactgctataagcgtgcactggagattaagatgaaacagctgggacctgagcatgttcatgttgcaaactcttacaacaatctgggtaatttacacagtgatctgggcgacacagatgaagcaaaagactgctataagcgtgcactggagattcagatgaaacagctgggacctgagcattttcatgttgcaacctcttacaacaatctgggtactttacacaaggctctgggcgacacaaatgaagcaaaagactgctataagcgtgcactggagattcagatgaaacagctgggacctgagcatgttcatgttgcaagctcttacaacaatctgggtactttacacaaggctctgggcgacacagatgaagcaaaagactgctataagcgtgcactggagattcagatgaaacagctgggacctgagcatgttgatgttgcaacctcttacaacaatctgggtagtttacacagtgatctgggcgacacagatgaagcaaaagactgctataagcgtgcactggagattcgtctgaaaaagcttggacctgagcatgttcatgttgcaagctcttacaacaatctgggtaatttacacaaggctctgggcaacacagatgaagcaaaagactgctataagcgtgcactggagattcagatgaaaaagctgggacctgagcatgttcatgttgcaagctcttacaacaatctgggtaatttacagagggctctgggcgacacagatgaagcaaaagactgctataagcgtgcactggagattcagacGAAACAGCTGGGagctgagcatgttgatgttgcaagctcttacaacaatctgggtaatttacacagtgatctgggcgacaaagatgaagcaaaagactactataagcgtgcactggagattcagatgaaacagctgggacctgagcatgttgatgttgcaacctcttacaacaatctgggtactttacacaaggctctgggcgacaccgatgaagcaaaagactgccataagcgtgcactggagattcgtctgaaaaagctgggaactgagcatgttgatgttgcaagctcttacaacaatctgggtactttacacagtgatttgggcgacacagatgaagcaaaagactgctatgagCGTGCATTGATAATTTGTATCTCCAAGTATGGTCAAGAACATGTAAGGACACTAGAGGTCAGGTCGAACTTATATCgtctaaaacagaaaagaaagagagttgaTGACCCTGGAGctgttttgaaaaagaagaaaagagactcGTGTTAA
- the LOC136284114 gene encoding uncharacterized protein: protein MYEYYGEKLHVYQFWVLKGVALAVNDFSSGIMTASTGDDNSTKELKGKSVTFSSALNGVKESLDVMSTNDDNTLGFTLELYSRYMDTAKEMLFRRTCKLVEYENATKHWKKPNPRTKKCFKKPKTMQRKHTIQFQKLQRKR from the exons atgtatgaatactatggggagaagttacatgtttatcagttctgggtgttaaagg GTGTTGCATTAGCAGTGAATGATTTTAGTTCTGGCATCATGACAGCATCAACTGGTGATGATAATAGTACCAAGGAATTGAAagg GAAATCTGTGACTTTTTCAAGTGCACTAAATGGTGTCAAG GAATCGCTGGATGTTATGTCCACTAATGATGACAACACATTAGGTTTTACTTTAGAACTTTATTCCAGATACATGGATACTGCCAAG GAGATGCTTTTCCGTCGTACATGTAAACTAGTTGAGTATGAGAACGCAACAAAGCACTGGAAAAAGCCAAACCCAAGAACCAAGAAATG cttcaaaaagCCAAAGACGATGCAGAGGAAGCATACAATTCAATTTCAGAAGCTGCAAAGAAAGAG ATGA